Proteins found in one Carassius auratus strain Wakin chromosome 12, ASM336829v1, whole genome shotgun sequence genomic segment:
- the LOC113112206 gene encoding cytochrome c oxidase subunit 7A-related protein, mitochondrial-like gives MYYKFSGFTQRLTGVVSSSAYSPQGVRSNIPSESPSIIFATPTKLVSESNAAVEYMGANKVPDLQRIFQVCTCAGHIIRISSKS, from the exons atgtattacaaatttAGTGGATTTACACAAAGACTGACGGGAGTCGTGTCATCCTCCGCCTACAGTCCGCAG GGGGTGAGGTCAAACATACCGTCTGAATCCCCTAGCATCATCTTTGCCACCCCAACTAAACTGGTGTCTGAGTCAAATGCTGCAGTGGAGTATATGGGTGCCAACAAGGTTCCAGATCTCCAGAGGATATTTCAGGTATGTAcatgtgctggtcatataattagaatatcatcaaaaagttga
- the LOC113111563 gene encoding uncharacterized protein LOC113111563, giving the protein MKRAESLESLSEELGEAKEIIERMKKQRRICKWMSIILWMLIILGLLLLILIRVSFVLEWRIFTNSLILAEILVQQQNVSGFEVSVWATVKGNRTKIENKTIGFWRWLDNLHDKKNDYYMVRKPKVKLKSTVKIKHWHSSDIEVYEENSFIQEQEGNRTIKYFIGSTYRTSENEELGGCWIFRSAKDYNPWTIRQCKYKGTVKRSKRDKNMDKIKSAAGIRENVEKWIETNGMLFKEGNFIVLTTVRDRSVGSRKTGYAELEITSETRISLELNKTVPWIWKRRLALPRVKFNFKIGYWEIDEVKWETDVYLIKMEIKETLQTEIEIKNYYEDKVKQIEQCVRKEMGKKYHGQKYKYIKTDSVDFSYAHFCDKDEENMDCDDFCNGTDPITGNKTNENLSIKRRLYLKRLNLNRRKDKEGIYRNNLVFFSDAVFGLLGNECGSIIEKCSSGHDQITINQIASVLCYWSKGIVPLPWTFKRSKLANKYEMTYGTGGVIRIVSRNPQWKMFYGPVYYATNSMLRYRVPKGGKNVPLTKLDAIAIDDLSLTIERRNWKENWCKAKDKNYYLGLDWLRNDLCNTSIEIKGQKIKGGPRWFEDPGEFVKKGVEGVKKAAETVFNFVTTDLWSSLINLFIRAGWYILYGGLIVLGLVIIMVIIKCFCASLGQRMMSRKDNGDVLTVLGKLIDFQAKGHKRIKRTKKHDLEKPLL; this is encoded by the coding sequence ATGAAGAGAGCAGAGTCACTCGAGAGCCTCTCAGAAGAGCTGGGGGAGGCCAAAGAAATCATCGAGAGGATGAAGAAACAACGGCGCATCTGCAAATGGATGAGTATAATACTGTGGATGTTAATAATtctaggattattattattaatattaattagagtGAGCTTTGTTCTAGAGTGGAGAATTTTTACTAATTCTTTGATATTAGCTGAGATTTTAGTTCAACAACAAAATGTTTCAGGATTTGAAGTTTCTGTATGGGCAACTGTTAAAGGAAACAGAACTAAAATAGAGAACAAAACAATAGGTTTTTGGAGATGGCTAGATAATCTCCATGACAAGAAGAATGATTACTACATGGTTAGAAAACCAAAGGTCAAACTAAagagcactgtaaaaataaaacattggcaCAGTAGTGACATTGAAGTATATGAAGAAAATAGTTTTATCCAAGAACAAGAAGGGAATAggactattaaatattttataggttCTACCTATAGAACAAGTGAAAATGAGGAACTAGGGGGATGTTGGATATTTAGATCAGCAAAAGATTATAACCCCTGGACAATAAGACAGTGTAAATATAAAGGTACTGTTAAAAGAAGTAAGAGAGATAAAaatatggataaaataaaaagtgcagcAGGAATAagggaaaatgttgaaaaatggatAGAAACCAATGGTATGTTATTTAAAGAAGGAAATTTCATTGTGTTAACGACAGTAAGAGACCGATCAGTAGGATCAAGAAAAACAGGATATGCAGAACTAGAAATTACATCTGAAACCAGAATTAGTTTAGAGTTAAATAAAACCGTACCATGGATATGGAAAAGGAGATTAGCTTTACCtagagtaaaatttaatttcaaaataggtTACTGggaaatagatgaagttaaatgGGAAACTGATGTATATCTaatcaaaatggaaataaaagaaacattacaaacagaaatagaaattaaaaactattatgaaGATAAGGTGAAACAAATAGAACAATGTGTTAGAAAAGAAATGGGTAAAAAATACCatggacaaaaatacaaatacattaagaCTGATAGTGTTGATTTTTCCTATGCTCACTTTTGTGACAAAGATGAAGAGAATATGGACTGTGATGATTTCTGTAATGGTACAGATCCAATCACAGGGAATAAAACAAATGAGAACTTAAGTATAAAGAGAAGGTTATACTTGAAAAGATTAAACCTTAATAGAAGGAAAGACAAAGAaggtatttatagaaacaatttagttttctTTAGTGATGCTGTTTTTGGATTATTAGGAAATGAGTGTGGGAGTATAATTGAAAAATGCTCATCAGGACATGATCAAATTACTATTAATCAAATAGCATCAGTGTTATGTTATTGGAGTAAGGGAATAGTTCCCTTACCTTGGACTTTTAAGAGAAGTAAACTGGCTAACAAATATGAAATGACTTATGGAACTGGAGGGGTAATAAGAATCGTTAGTAGGAACCCTCAgtggaaaatgttttatggaCCAGTATATTATGCAACAAATAGCATGTTAAGGTATAGAGTTCCAAAAGGAGGGAAGAATGTACCCTTAACTAAATTAGATGCTATAGCAATTGATGATTTGTCACTAACAATTGAAAGAAGAAATTGGAAGGAAAATTGGTGCAAAGCAAAAGATAAAAATTATTATCTGGGTTTAGACTGGTTGAGAAATGATCTATGTAATACTAGCATAGAGATCAAAGGTCAGAAAATAAAAGGAGGACCAAGATGGTTTGAAGATCCTGGAGAATTTGTGAAAAAAGGAGTGGAAGGTGTGAAAAAGGCAGCTGAAACTGTGTTTAATTTTGTTACAACGGATTTATGGAGTAGTCTAATTAATCTCTTTATTAGAGCCGGATGGTACATTTTATATGGGGGATTAATTGTATTAGGACTAGTTATAATAatggttattataaaatgtttctgtGCATCTCTAGGCCAAAGAATGATGTCCAGAAAAGACAATGGAGATGTATTAACGGTATTAGGAAAATTAATAGATTTTCAAGCTAAAGGGCATAAACGTATTAAACGAACAAAGAAGCATGACTTAGAAAAACCGTTATTGTAG
- the LOC113111562 gene encoding potassium voltage-gated channel subfamily G member 3-like: MKFGKNICILNVGGTKYAFTREVIKDFPLRRVSRLHSCSSEKEVLEVCDDYDRERNEFFFDRHSEAFVFIMLYVRSGKLRFVPQMCELSFYNEMIYWGLESSHLEFCCQRRLEDRMSDTYTYFSEEDIKAEVESRGEEDQVTRFSSERGNARWLERMRRTFEEPASSVAAQILASVSVVFVIMSMVILCASTLPDWDTAKNNTVEEHRIIEAVCIGWFTAECIVRFIVSRDKCEFVRRPLNIIDLLAITPYYVSVTVTALTGENPQLQRAGVTLRVLRMMRIFWLIKLARHFLGLQTLGLTLRRCYREMVMLLVFVFVAMAIFSALAQLLEHGLDLETSNEDYASIPAACWWVIISMTTVGYGDMYPITIPGRVLGGVCVVSGIVLLALPITFIYHSFVQCYHELKFRSARCVRSLSSEFLN, translated from the exons ATGAAGTTTGGGAAGAATATATGCATCCTAAACGTTGGTGGCACCAAATATGCTTTCACTAGAGAAGTTATAAAGGATTTTCCCCTCCGAAGAGTGAGCAGACTGCACAGCTGTTCCTCTGAAAAAGAGGTCTTGGAGGTATGTGATGATTATGACCGAGAGAGGAACGAGTTTTTCTTCGACAGGCACTCCGAGGCTTTTGTCTTTATTATGCTTTACGTGCGATCTGGAAAGCTCAGGTTCGTCCCGCAGATGTGCGAGCTTTCCTTTTACAACGAGATGATCTACTGGGGTTTGGAGAGCTCACATTTGGAGTTTTGCTGCCAGCGACGATTGGAGGATAGGATGTCCGACACTTACACGTACTTTTCAGAGGAGGACATCAAGGCTGAGGTGGAGTCCAGAGGAGAGGAGGATCAGGTCACCAGGTTCTCCTCCGAGAGAGGGAACGCGCGGTGGCTGGAGAGGATGCGGAGGACTTTTGAGGAACCAGCTTCCTCTGTCGCTGCGCAGATCCTGGCTTCAGTGTCAGtggtttttgttattatgtctatGGTCATCCTCTGCGCGAGTACTCTACCGGACTGGGATACAGCAAAAAACAACACAGTGGAAGAACACAG GATCATCGAGGCAGTATGCATTGGCTGGTTCACAGCCGAATGCATAGTGCGCTTCATTGTCTCACGGGACAAATGTGAGTTTGTGCGCCGCCCCCTTAACATTATTGACCTCCTGGCGATCACTCCTTACTACGTGTCTGTCACTGTGACAGCGCTAACAGGAGAAAACCCTCAACTACAGCGTGCAGGAGTCACCCTGCGTGTACTACGAATGATGCGCATCTTTTGGCTAATCAAGCTGGCACGTCACTTCCTCGGGCTGCAGACGCTCGGGCTGACGCTGCGCAGGTGCTACCGTGAGATGGTCATGCTGCTGGTGTTTGTCTTCGTCGCGATGGCGATATTCAGCGCCCTGGCACAGCTATTGGAGCACGGCCTTGACCTGGAGACTAGCAATGAGGACTACGCCAGCATCCCGGCAGCCTGCTGGTGGGTTATTATCTCCATGACGACTGTCGGCTATGGAGACATGTACCCCATCACCATCCCGGGACGCGTGCTGGGTGGCGTGTGCGTTGTGAGTGGCATTGTGCTGCTGGCTCTGCCCATTACCTTTATCTACCACAGCTTTGTGCAGTGCTACCACGAACTCAAATTCCGCTCAGCACGCTGCGTGCGAAGTCTCTCTTCTGAGTTTCTCAACTAA